One Xenopus tropicalis strain Nigerian chromosome 8, UCB_Xtro_10.0, whole genome shotgun sequence genomic window carries:
- the LOC100492444 gene encoding bile salt-activated lipase, with translation MALWASLALVFASLVAVSQAASLGVVHTEGGFVEGNSKKIGILFPDFIDVFKGIPFAAPPKAFEKAGPHPGWSGTLKAKDFKPRCLQSTLTQTDVRGELDCLYLNIWVPQTRSSVSTNLPVMVWIYGGAFLMGSSQGANVLDNYLYDGEELALRGNVIVVTLNYRLGPLGFLSTGDSNLPGNYGLWDQHMAIAWVKRNIAAFGGNPDNITIFGESAGGASVSLQTLSPYNKGLIRRAISQSGVGMSPWALQSNPLFWTTKVAEKVGCPVHDTAAMANCLKISDPKAVTLAYKLDPALMDYPAVYYLGISPVIDGDFIPDEPRNLFANAADVDYLAGVNNMDAHLFAGIDMPVINKPLQKISEADVHNLVQGLTLTKISSALETAYNLYSANWGPNPEQENMKRTVIDLETDYLFLVPTQEALALHSMNARSGRTYNYVFSLPTRMPIYPSWVGADHADDLQYVFGKPFQNTLAYRPKDRDVSATMIAYWTNFAATGDPSQGPSKVPTAWLPYTTHLGQYLEINDKMSYQSVKQNLRSPYVKFWAQTYRNMANV, from the exons ATGGCTCTTTGGGCTTCTCTTGCCCTGGTGTTTGCCAGTCTAGTGGCAGTGTCCCAGGCTGCATCG CTGGGAGTGGTTCACACCGAGGGTGGATTTGTAGaaggaaacagcaagaaaattgggatcctctttccagatttcattGATGTTTTCAAGGGCATTCCCTTTGCTGCTCCACCAAAAGCCTTCGAAAAGGCAGGACCCCATCCAGGCTGGTCAG GTACATTAAAGGCCAAGGACTTTAAGCCGCGGTGCTTGCAATCCACCTTAACCCAAACAGATGTCCGGGGGGAATTGGACTGCCTGTACCTGAACATCTGGGTTCCCCAGACCCGCTCATCAG TGTCCACCAACCTGCCAGTCATGGTCTGGATCTACGGCGGGGCCTTCTTGATGGGTTCTTCCCAAGGGGCCAACGTGTTGGACAACTATCTGTACGATGGGGAGGAGCTTGCTCTCCGCGGCAATGTCATTGTGGTGACCTTGAACTACAGACTGGGGCCATTGGGCTTTCTCAGTACCGGAGACTCCAACCTTCCCG GCAACTATGGGCTGTGGGATCAACACATGGCTATCGCTTGGGTGAAACGGAACATCGCTGCGTTTGGTGGGAACCCCGATAACATCACCATATTTGGGGAGTCAGCCGGAGGCGCCAGTGTCTCCCTTCAG ACCCTGTCTCCGTACAACAAAGGACTGATCAGGAGAGCCATCAGCCAGAGTGGGGTGGGGATGTCCCCTTGGGCACTTCAGAGCAACCCCCTTTTCTGGACTACAAAG GTGGCTGAAAAGGTTGGATGCCCCGTGCACGACACAGCGGCCATGGCCAACTGCTTAAAGATCTCAGACCCTAAGGCCGTCACCTTGGCCTATAAACTGGACCCGGCCCTCATGGATT ATCCTGCCGTTTACTACTTGGGCATCTCCCCAGTCATTGATGGCGATTTCATTCCGGACGAGCCAAGGAATCTCTTTGCCAATGCAGCCGACGTGGACTACTTGGCCGGCGTGAACAACATGGACGCACATTTGTTTGCAGGCATAGACATGCCCGTTATCAATAAGCCTCTCCAGAAGATTTCTGA GGCCGACGTGCATAATCTGGTGCAGGGTTTGACCCTCACTAAAATCTCCAGCGCATTGGAAACTGCCTACAACCTTTACTCAGCAAACTGGGGCCCCAACCCCGAGCAGGAGAATATGAAAAGGACTGTCATAGACTTGGAGACGGACTATCTCTTCCTGGTACCTACCCAGGAGGCACTGGCACTTCACTCCATGAACGCCCG GAGCGGCCGGACTTACAACTACGTGTTCTCCTTGCCGACCCGTATGCCCATTTACCCAAGCTGGGTGGGAGCCGATCATGCCGACGACCTGCAGTATGTGTTTGGGAAGCCCTTCCAGAACACATTGGCCTACAGACCCAAGGACAGAGATGTCTCTGCCACCATGATTGCCTATTGGACCAACTTTGCGGCAACTGG TGACCCCAGCCAAGGACCCTCCAAAGTCCCCACAGCTTGGCTGCCTTACACAACTCACCTTGGCCAGTACCTGGAAATCAATGACAAAATGTCTTACCAATCCGTAAAGCAGAACCTCCGGTCACCTTACGTTAAATTCTGGGCCCAAACCTACCGAAATATGGCCAACGTCTAA